In Rana temporaria chromosome 3, aRanTem1.1, whole genome shotgun sequence, a single window of DNA contains:
- the LOC120930703 gene encoding olfactory receptor 5V1-like, whose translation MPGCPNQSAQYDFHILAFTTSPVGQLFIFIGGFLLYLMTILGNVAIFTLVFTAPKLHTPMYFFLCNISVLDVASTSNFIPKLLMILITQDHKISLYGCIIQLFFFVFCAVSELLTLTSMAYDRYLAICKPLQYYLIMSKTLCMSLIVFSLLTGALNSLVHAILTSLLFFCTSRDINNLFCELNSLISLSTSDTNSRKLLIVFDDIILAFIPFVLIIASYVFIISNVLKIKSRHGRLKAFSSCTSHLITVVLFCGPSIFLYIKEEFEHAKDQDKLLPLLFLVVVPMLNPLVYSLRNKDIWEATAALRNYKKKMF comes from the coding sequence ATGCCTGGATGCCCAAACCAAAGTGCACAATATGACTTCCATATTTTGGCATTCACAACTTCTCCAGTTGGACAACTTTTCATCTTCATTGGAGGCTTTTTGTTGTATCTGATGACCATACTTGGAAATGTTGCTATTTTTACACTTGTCTTTACAGCACCCAAATTGCACACcccaatgtatttctttctttgcAACATTTCCGTCTTAGATGTAGCATCCACCTCGAACTTCATCCCAAAATTACTTATGATTTTAATTACTCAAGATCACAAAATTTCCCTTTATGGTTGCATAATTCAGctatttttctttgtgttttgtgCTGTTAGCGAGCTCTTAACCCTGACATCAATGGCGTATGACCGTTATCTCGCCATATGTAAACCTCTGCAATATTACCTAATCATGAGCAAGACATTGTGCATGTCACTGATTGTGTTTTCTTTGCTTACTGGAGCTTTAAACTCATTGGTGCATGCCATACTCACGtctctattatttttttgcacttctcGTGATATCAACAATTTGTTTTGTGAGCTTAACTCACTGATTTCACTTTCGACTAGTGACACTAACAGCAGGAAGCTTCTAATCGTTTTTGATGACATCATATTGGCCTTCATACCATTTGTACTTATCATTGCCTCCTATGTTTTTATCATTTCCAATGTTTTAAAGATCAAGTCAAGGCATGGACGTCTCAAGGCTTTCTCCAGTTGCACCTCTCACCTTATCACAGTTGTGTTATTCTGTGGCCCGAGCATTTTTCTATACATAAAGGAAGAATTTGAACATGCCAAAGACCAAGACAAGTTGCTCCCATTACTTTTTCTTGTTGTAGTCCCAATGTTAAATCCTCTGGTGTacagtttaagaaataaagaTATTTGGGAAGCCACTGCAGCACTAAGAAACTACAAAAAGAAAATGTTCTAG